From one Candidatus Woesearchaeota archaeon genomic stretch:
- a CDS encoding dUTP diphosphatase translates to MLKVKIKLHPDGKEPLYALEGDAGLDLFTREKIVLAPGERKLAPTGVYCAIPQGYEMQIRSKSGLSLKHGVIVLNSPGTIDSNYRGEIGVILFNTSDKPVVFEKHMKVAQAVFNKIPKVEWEHVEELDETQRSSGGFGSTGR, encoded by the coding sequence ATGCTCAAAGTTAAGATTAAATTACATCCTGATGGAAAAGAGCCACTTTACGCTCTTGAAGGAGACGCTGGACTTGACCTCTTCACTCGTGAGAAAATAGTTCTCGCGCCAGGTGAGCGTAAACTTGCACCAACGGGTGTGTATTGCGCAATTCCTCAAGGATATGAAATGCAGATTAGATCTAAATCGGGTTTAAGTTTAAAACATGGTGTGATTGTGCTCAACTCTCCCGGAACAATTGATAGTAATTACCGAGGAGAAATTGGAGTTATTCTTTTTAACACCTCTGATAAGCCCGTGGTGTTTGAAAAGCATATGAAGGTTGCGCAAGCAGTGTTTAATAAGATTCCAAAAGTTGAGTGGGAACATGTTGAAGAACTTGATGAAACTCAGCGCTCAAGTGGTGGTTTTGGGTCTACGGGGCGATGA
- a CDS encoding uracil-DNA glycosylase, whose amino-acid sequence MNKAQELKKLEEKILRDSSLPLRESATNLVFGKGNPDAKILIIGEAPGKQEDLQGVPFVGAAGKNLDKFLRTIGLTLDDVYIANVVKYRPPENRNPTVREIEMHAPYLFEQIRIINPRVICPLGNFATKYILSGCDTQKMKSVGGISSLHGKPVNVMIHGEVRRVIPLYHPAALIYNRSLIPEMEADLRIVKEEISKIHK is encoded by the coding sequence ATGAACAAGGCACAAGAACTAAAAAAACTTGAAGAAAAAATCTTGCGAGATTCTTCTTTGCCTCTTAGGGAGTCTGCTACGAACCTCGTATTTGGTAAGGGCAATCCTGATGCGAAAATTCTGATTATTGGTGAAGCGCCTGGAAAACAAGAGGATTTGCAAGGCGTTCCTTTTGTGGGTGCTGCGGGGAAGAACCTTGATAAGTTTCTTCGAACAATTGGACTTACTCTTGACGATGTCTACATTGCAAATGTTGTGAAGTACCGCCCCCCCGAGAATAGAAATCCTACAGTTCGCGAGATTGAAATGCATGCTCCGTACTTATTTGAGCAGATTAGGATTATTAATCCACGTGTGATTTGTCCTTTGGGTAATTTTGCAACAAAGTACATTCTTTCGGGGTGTGATACGCAGAAAATGAAATCTGTAGGTGGAATTTCTTCTTTGCACGGTAAACCTGTTAATGTTATGATTCATGGCGAGGTGCGAAGAGTGATTCCTCTTTATCACCCCGCAGCACTTATTTACAATCGTAGTTTAATTCCTGAAATGGAAGCAGATTTACGCATAGTAAAAGAAGAAATTTCAAAGATTCACAAGTAA
- a CDS encoding phosphoenolpyruvate synthase: MNPIKRIAWFREVGKEDIALVGGKGANLGEMTQQGFPVPPGFFVTAPCYKEFIERTGIKETILTRLREITDYQNNDLLQQKANTIQELIINTQIPSDIAEEIVAAYHMMEHGDVMKDSEPWVAVRSSATAEDLPQASFAGQQATFLNVKGAHNVLEAVRKCWASLFTARAIYYRMKNGFDHEKVYLCAVVQKMVNSEISGIMFTANPSTNDPSEIVVEAVYGLGETIVSGAQNPDTYIVNKEDLSIKEVKVRTQEWGLFRDEKTGGTVRRVIPPDKKSARILDDVTVASIASIGKKLEEHYQKAQDIEWAIEEDTIYIVQTRAITTLTKKAKKSIINIDQDPILKGEVASPGVGSGKVVIVKTPQDLTRVERGDVMVATMTTPDMVPAMQRASAIVTDEGGMTCHAAIVSREMGIPCVVGTEKATTTLKEGEIVTVYASAGKIYRGKVDIPEEDEDFAHSDIKTKTGVKVICDLPQVAQKAAKTGADGIGLCRLELIIANSGKLPSQYIREGKAEEYTQMLVESLRDIARAFDKKPVWVRTSDLRTDEYRHLEGGDKEPKETDPMIGWHGIRRSLDEPEVLKAEFRAIKLLHDEGYTNVGVMIPFVIRAEEVSAAKKIMQEVGLNPQTITWGVMCETPAACWVMDKICEQGIKFVSFGTNDLTQLTLGIDRNNSRIAKLFDEMHPAVLGEIAAVIKICQKYGVETSICGQAGSRPEMAEFLVKKGITSISANPDAVAKIREVVFKIENKLNDAQ, from the coding sequence GTGAACCCCATCAAACGCATAGCTTGGTTTCGTGAAGTAGGTAAAGAGGATATAGCACTTGTAGGTGGAAAAGGTGCAAACCTCGGAGAGATGACTCAACAAGGCTTTCCGGTACCGCCCGGTTTTTTCGTTACCGCTCCGTGCTACAAAGAATTCATCGAACGCACAGGTATAAAAGAAACAATTCTTACTCGTCTTAGAGAAATCACAGACTATCAAAACAACGATCTTCTTCAACAAAAAGCAAACACTATTCAAGAACTCATTATCAACACACAAATTCCTTCGGACATCGCAGAAGAAATCGTGGCAGCATATCATATGATGGAGCATGGCGATGTTATGAAAGACTCTGAGCCCTGGGTTGCAGTTCGCTCCTCTGCAACAGCAGAAGATCTTCCCCAAGCAAGTTTTGCAGGACAACAAGCAACATTTCTCAATGTTAAAGGAGCGCACAACGTCCTTGAAGCAGTACGCAAATGCTGGGCAAGCCTCTTTACTGCACGTGCAATCTACTACCGAATGAAAAACGGTTTTGATCATGAAAAAGTCTATCTTTGCGCAGTTGTGCAAAAAATGGTTAACTCTGAAATATCCGGTATTATGTTTACAGCAAACCCTTCAACAAATGATCCTTCTGAGATCGTTGTTGAAGCAGTATATGGATTAGGAGAAACCATCGTTTCAGGAGCGCAAAATCCAGACACCTACATCGTGAACAAAGAAGACCTCTCCATCAAAGAGGTTAAAGTTCGCACACAAGAATGGGGACTCTTTCGCGATGAAAAAACAGGAGGAACAGTAAGGAGAGTAATTCCTCCAGACAAAAAAAGTGCACGTATTCTTGATGACGTAACTGTTGCAAGTATAGCGAGTATTGGAAAAAAACTTGAAGAACACTATCAAAAAGCACAAGATATTGAATGGGCAATTGAAGAAGACACTATCTACATCGTGCAAACAAGAGCAATTACCACTCTCACAAAAAAGGCGAAAAAGAGCATTATCAATATTGATCAAGATCCTATTCTCAAGGGAGAAGTTGCAAGTCCTGGTGTAGGTTCTGGAAAAGTAGTCATTGTAAAAACACCACAAGATCTCACCCGCGTTGAACGTGGTGATGTTATGGTTGCAACTATGACCACACCAGATATGGTTCCTGCAATGCAACGCGCATCAGCAATAGTTACTGATGAAGGAGGGATGACTTGCCATGCAGCAATAGTTTCAAGAGAAATGGGCATTCCCTGCGTCGTCGGAACAGAAAAAGCAACAACAACGCTTAAAGAAGGAGAAATCGTCACCGTTTACGCAAGTGCTGGAAAAATATACCGAGGAAAAGTTGATATTCCCGAAGAAGATGAAGACTTTGCTCACTCTGATATCAAAACCAAGACAGGAGTCAAAGTTATTTGCGACCTACCCCAAGTAGCACAAAAAGCAGCAAAAACAGGGGCAGATGGTATCGGTCTTTGCAGACTAGAACTCATCATAGCAAACTCAGGAAAACTACCCTCACAATACATACGCGAAGGAAAGGCAGAAGAGTACACGCAAATGCTTGTGGAAAGTCTACGTGACATCGCACGTGCTTTTGACAAAAAACCTGTCTGGGTACGCACATCAGACCTTCGCACTGACGAGTACCGTCATTTAGAAGGAGGAGACAAGGAACCAAAAGAAACAGATCCTATGATCGGCTGGCACGGCATACGAAGAAGCCTTGACGAGCCAGAAGTACTCAAAGCAGAATTCAGAGCAATAAAACTATTACATGATGAAGGGTATACTAACGTTGGCGTTATGATCCCTTTTGTCATCAGAGCAGAAGAAGTAAGCGCAGCAAAAAAAATCATGCAAGAAGTAGGTCTCAACCCTCAAACAATTACGTGGGGGGTGATGTGTGAAACTCCTGCTGCGTGTTGGGTTATGGATAAAATTTGTGAACAGGGAATTAAATTTGTCAGTTTCGGAACAAATGATCTCACACAACTCACCTTAGGTATTGATCGTAACAATTCGCGCATTGCAAAACTCTTTGATGAAATGCACCCTGCAGTTCTTGGAGAAATTGCAGCAGTTATCAAAATTTGTCAAAAATACGGTGTGGAAACCAGCATCTGCGGACAAGCAGGTTCACGTCCTGAAATGGCTGAATTCCTTGTGAAAAAAGGAATAACCAGTATTTCAGCAAATCCTGACGCAGTAGCAAAAATTCGAGAAGTTGTTTTTAAAATAGAGAATAAACTTAACGACGCTCAATAA
- a CDS encoding lipoate--protein ligase family protein, producing MNWRVIPWAAYDAHTNMAIDEAILEAVRDGRAPPTIRFYEWQGGGVSIGRHNPSSLVRVDQCNADGVGYVRRITGGNAVFHGSSDLTYSVIAPHEVFGEVEGSSLKRKAYACILSWIIDALRTVGVDAYLYGSNDVLYDGKKIVGNAQKPLQKVLLQHGSLFYASTADEWSAYLRIPENKLEGIQNICSLGVERESLKTALFNAFTSNDLVRCVTVESLSDAEYARACELIDMRYAISFEDESDARSGTICALDIQED from the coding sequence ATGAACTGGAGAGTGATTCCTTGGGCTGCGTATGATGCGCATACGAATATGGCAATTGATGAAGCAATTCTTGAAGCAGTTCGTGATGGGAGAGCTCCTCCGACTATTCGGTTTTATGAATGGCAGGGAGGTGGTGTTTCCATTGGAAGACATAATCCTTCATCTCTTGTGCGTGTTGATCAATGCAACGCTGATGGAGTAGGTTATGTAAGAAGAATTACTGGAGGTAATGCTGTTTTTCATGGTTCTTCTGATCTTACGTATTCTGTGATTGCTCCTCACGAAGTGTTTGGAGAGGTTGAGGGGAGTTCTCTTAAGCGAAAAGCGTATGCGTGCATTCTTTCCTGGATTATTGATGCGCTTAGAACGGTTGGTGTTGATGCGTACTTGTATGGTTCTAACGATGTTCTTTATGATGGAAAGAAGATTGTGGGTAATGCGCAAAAGCCTTTGCAGAAGGTTCTTTTGCAACATGGATCGCTTTTTTATGCATCTACTGCTGATGAGTGGTCTGCGTATCTAAGAATTCCTGAGAACAAACTTGAAGGAATTCAAAACATTTGTAGCCTTGGTGTAGAGAGGGAATCCTTAAAAACAGCGTTATTTAATGCATTTACTTCTAATGATCTTGTGCGTTGTGTTACTGTTGAATCGTTAAGTGACGCTGAATATGCTCGTGCTTGTGAGCTGATTGATATGCGCTATGCGATTTCGTTTGAGGATGAGAGTGATGCGCGATCAGGAACGATTTGTGCTCTAGATATTCAAGAAGACTAG
- a CDS encoding DUF91 domain-containing protein, with product MESKIEFIRYALKNNETVVLAARCSVEYDGRAQSRLEEGDRLIIIKKDKTILIHQPEGNNPINYMKPGALHSLVFENGCWAIKSEAPSLKEYLLIKLSEIYFVNSHDLQDGQKITLVGSEKDMAEMIYKNPELIEPGFKPLSMEEHTKYGFIDVFGLDARGVLVVVECKRYVADVSAVQQLRRYVEKIKDVKQCDEVRGIIAAPKMTANALKMLRDWHFEFVEVNPPKKLMIEKSQTTLGGFYAQS from the coding sequence ATGGAGTCAAAGATTGAGTTTATTCGATACGCTCTTAAGAATAATGAAACGGTAGTTCTTGCTGCGAGGTGCTCTGTGGAGTATGATGGACGGGCGCAATCTCGTCTTGAGGAGGGTGATAGGCTCATCATCATTAAAAAAGATAAGACTATTCTTATTCATCAGCCAGAGGGGAATAATCCAATTAATTATATGAAGCCTGGTGCTTTGCATTCTCTTGTTTTTGAGAATGGTTGTTGGGCGATCAAGTCTGAGGCTCCTTCACTTAAGGAATACCTTCTCATTAAACTAAGTGAGATTTATTTTGTGAACTCTCATGACTTACAGGACGGACAAAAAATCACTCTGGTAGGTTCTGAAAAAGACATGGCAGAGATGATTTATAAAAATCCTGAGCTCATTGAACCCGGTTTTAAACCTCTTTCAATGGAAGAGCATACTAAGTATGGTTTTATTGATGTTTTCGGCCTTGATGCTCGGGGAGTGTTGGTTGTTGTAGAGTGCAAGCGTTACGTTGCAGATGTTTCAGCGGTGCAACAGCTTAGACGCTATGTTGAGAAGATTAAGGATGTTAAACAGTGTGATGAGGTTCGCGGCATCATTGCTGCACCGAAGATGACTGCTAACGCTCTTAAAATGCTTCGTGATTGGCATTTTGAGTTTGTCGAGGTGAACCCACCGAAGAAGTTAATGATTGAAAAATCTCAAACAACGCTTGGAGGTTTTTATGCTCAAAGTTAA